In Ornithorhynchus anatinus isolate Pmale09 chromosome 17, mOrnAna1.pri.v4, whole genome shotgun sequence, the following proteins share a genomic window:
- the LOC100083621 gene encoding carnitine O-palmitoyltransferase 2, mitochondrial-like isoform X1, translated as MARYLLFSLAQRSIRVADVTGSRAFLRKPPVGLDSPRGFGVSRCRPSDYLHKSIVNTLHYQESLPRLPIPKLEDTVKRYLNAQKPLLDSGEYRKTEKLSQNFKEGIGKELHEHLVAQDELRQDTSYYSEMWLNTYLTLRSPLAFSTNVGLAFHLDPNPSHNDQLTRATNLTVSALRFLKTFRAGYLEPEVLHLYPEKTDTEEFKKLIQFVPPSLVCNVASMVNVYPLDMSQFFRLFNTTRLPRPGRDELFTDEKGKHVLVLRKGNFYVFDVLDQERNIVKAVEIQAHLKSILADDLPVPEFPLAYLTSENRDIWAQLRQELLDNGNEEALRKVDSAMFCLCLDDFPIQNSDHLSHNMLHGDGMNRWFDKSFNLILTQDGQAAVHFEHSWGDVLTFLRFLDEVSKDSSRSPAVTPQDQSEAVAADSCTAATRLEFRLNGAIKAGISKAKENFDLTRRTLTLRFVEFASGGRNFLKDHKVSPDAMVQLSYQMAFRVMHGQTVPTDEFCSTATFKHGRTEIIRPASVLTNRAAKALVQEPSPRSVEELQGLLADSSHYHVRLIKEAAMGQGFDRHLYALRNLSASRREALPEFFQDPAYVRLNHIILSTRAIASPLLKTGVVAPATPDGFGVVYSIHKDCLTFSISCYSVRDAQEFSQVVITGLEKIVAVLRGKPDKI; from the exons ATGGCCAGGTACCTGCTCTTTTCCCTGGCACAAAGATCAATCAGGGTGGCTGATGTGACGGGAAGCAGAGCTTTCCTCAGAAAGCCTCCAGTCGGCCTTGACTCGCCAAGGGGTTTTGGGGTCTCCCGCTGCAGGCCCAGCGATTACCTGCACAAGAGCATTGTCAACACCCTGCACTACCAGGAGAGCCTGCCCCG GCTGCCTATTCCCAAGCTAGAAGACACAGTGAAGAGATACCTCAATGCCCAGAAGCCTCTTTTAGACAGTGGTGAATACAG GAAAACAGAGAAACTGAGTCAGAATTTCAAGGAAGGTATTGGAAAAGAACTGCATGAACATCTGGTTGCTCAGGATGAGCTGCGACAAGATACCAGTTACTACTCAG AAATGTGGCTGAACACATACCTGACTCTCCGCAGCCCGCTTGCCTTCAGTACTAATGTAGGGTTAGCTTTCCACCTGGACCCAAACCCGAGCCACAATGACCAGCTCACCCGGGCAACCAACCTGACTGTTTCAGCCCTCCGGTTCCTCAAGACCTTCAGGGCTGGCTAcctggagccagaggtcctgcACCTCTACCCAGAGAAAACGGACACTGAGGAGTTTAAGAAGCTCATTCAGTTTGTCCCTCCTTCTCTTGTCTGTAACGTGGCCTCTATGGTCAATGTCTACCCCTTGGATATGTCCCAGTTTTTCAGACTTTTTAACACAACCCgcctgcccaggcctgggagggatGAGCTGTTCACGGATGAAAAGGGGAAGCACGTTCTGGTGCTACGAAAGGGAAATTTCTATGTCTTTGACGTCCTGGACCAGGAGAGGAACATAGTGAAGGCGGTTGAAATCCAGGCTCACCTGAAGTCCATCCTGGCTGACGACCTCCCTGTCCCTGAGTTCCCTCTGGCCTACCTGACCAGCGAAAACCGAGACATCTGGGCCCAGCTGAGGCAGGAGCTCTTGGATAATGGCAATGAGGAGGCCCTGAGAAAGGTAGATTCAGCCATGTTCTGCCTGTGTCTGGATGACTTCCCCATCCAGAACTCTGACCACCTGTCTCACAACATGCTACACGGCGATGGCATGAACCGCTGGTTTGATAAGTCCTTCAATCTCATCCTGACCCAGGATGGACAGGCGGCTGTTCACTTCGAACACTCTTGGGGTGATGTCCTGACCTTCCTCCGATTCCTGGATGAAGTCTCTAAAGACAGCAGCCGGTCCCCCGCCGTCACCCCCCAGGACCAGTCAGAGGCCGTGGCAGCTGACTCCTGCACAGCTGCAACCCGCCTCGAATTCAGGTTGAATGGAGCCATAAAGGCAGGCATCTCCAAAGCCAAAGAGAACTTTGACCTTACCAGAAGGACTCTGACTTTACGGTTTGTAGAGTTTGCCAGTGGTGGGCGAAACTTTCTGAAGGACCACAAGGTGAGCCCAGACGCCATGGTTCAGCTGTCTTACCAGATGGCTTTCCGGGTTATGCATGGTCAGACCGTCCCAACCGATGAGTTTTGCAGCACCGCAACCTTCAAGCATGGCCGCACTGAGATTatccgtcctgcctctgtcctcacCAACCGTGCAGCCAAGGCCTTGGTCCAGGAACCTTCCCCAAGAAGTGTGGAGGAGCTCCAGGGCCTGCTTGCTGACTCTTCCCACTACCATGTCCGCCTGATAAAAGAGGCAGCAATGG GCCAGGGGTTTGACAGACATCTGTATGCGCTGCGTAATCTATCTGCATCGAGACGGGAGGCACTCCCTGAGTTCTTCCAAGACCCAGCATATGTGCGACTCAACCACATCATCCTCTCCACCAGGGCCATAGCCAGCCCGCTGCTGAAAACCGGGGTGGTGGCGCCAGCCACACCTGACGGCTTTGGTGTGGTCTACTCCATTCACAAAGACTGTCTCACCTTCAGTATCTCCTGCTATTCTGTGAGGGATGCCCAGGAGTTCTCCCAGGTGGTAATAACTGGCCTCGAGAAAATTGTAGCTGTGCTCAGAGGCAAGCCAGACAAAATTTAG
- the LOC100083621 gene encoding carnitine O-palmitoyltransferase 2, mitochondrial-like isoform X2, whose product MARLPIPKLEDTVKRYLNAQKPLLDSGEYRKTEKLSQNFKEGIGKELHEHLVAQDELRQDTSYYSEMWLNTYLTLRSPLAFSTNVGLAFHLDPNPSHNDQLTRATNLTVSALRFLKTFRAGYLEPEVLHLYPEKTDTEEFKKLIQFVPPSLVCNVASMVNVYPLDMSQFFRLFNTTRLPRPGRDELFTDEKGKHVLVLRKGNFYVFDVLDQERNIVKAVEIQAHLKSILADDLPVPEFPLAYLTSENRDIWAQLRQELLDNGNEEALRKVDSAMFCLCLDDFPIQNSDHLSHNMLHGDGMNRWFDKSFNLILTQDGQAAVHFEHSWGDVLTFLRFLDEVSKDSSRSPAVTPQDQSEAVAADSCTAATRLEFRLNGAIKAGISKAKENFDLTRRTLTLRFVEFASGGRNFLKDHKVSPDAMVQLSYQMAFRVMHGQTVPTDEFCSTATFKHGRTEIIRPASVLTNRAAKALVQEPSPRSVEELQGLLADSSHYHVRLIKEAAMGQGFDRHLYALRNLSASRREALPEFFQDPAYVRLNHIILSTRAIASPLLKTGVVAPATPDGFGVVYSIHKDCLTFSISCYSVRDAQEFSQVVITGLEKIVAVLRGKPDKI is encoded by the exons ATGGCCAG GCTGCCTATTCCCAAGCTAGAAGACACAGTGAAGAGATACCTCAATGCCCAGAAGCCTCTTTTAGACAGTGGTGAATACAG GAAAACAGAGAAACTGAGTCAGAATTTCAAGGAAGGTATTGGAAAAGAACTGCATGAACATCTGGTTGCTCAGGATGAGCTGCGACAAGATACCAGTTACTACTCAG AAATGTGGCTGAACACATACCTGACTCTCCGCAGCCCGCTTGCCTTCAGTACTAATGTAGGGTTAGCTTTCCACCTGGACCCAAACCCGAGCCACAATGACCAGCTCACCCGGGCAACCAACCTGACTGTTTCAGCCCTCCGGTTCCTCAAGACCTTCAGGGCTGGCTAcctggagccagaggtcctgcACCTCTACCCAGAGAAAACGGACACTGAGGAGTTTAAGAAGCTCATTCAGTTTGTCCCTCCTTCTCTTGTCTGTAACGTGGCCTCTATGGTCAATGTCTACCCCTTGGATATGTCCCAGTTTTTCAGACTTTTTAACACAACCCgcctgcccaggcctgggagggatGAGCTGTTCACGGATGAAAAGGGGAAGCACGTTCTGGTGCTACGAAAGGGAAATTTCTATGTCTTTGACGTCCTGGACCAGGAGAGGAACATAGTGAAGGCGGTTGAAATCCAGGCTCACCTGAAGTCCATCCTGGCTGACGACCTCCCTGTCCCTGAGTTCCCTCTGGCCTACCTGACCAGCGAAAACCGAGACATCTGGGCCCAGCTGAGGCAGGAGCTCTTGGATAATGGCAATGAGGAGGCCCTGAGAAAGGTAGATTCAGCCATGTTCTGCCTGTGTCTGGATGACTTCCCCATCCAGAACTCTGACCACCTGTCTCACAACATGCTACACGGCGATGGCATGAACCGCTGGTTTGATAAGTCCTTCAATCTCATCCTGACCCAGGATGGACAGGCGGCTGTTCACTTCGAACACTCTTGGGGTGATGTCCTGACCTTCCTCCGATTCCTGGATGAAGTCTCTAAAGACAGCAGCCGGTCCCCCGCCGTCACCCCCCAGGACCAGTCAGAGGCCGTGGCAGCTGACTCCTGCACAGCTGCAACCCGCCTCGAATTCAGGTTGAATGGAGCCATAAAGGCAGGCATCTCCAAAGCCAAAGAGAACTTTGACCTTACCAGAAGGACTCTGACTTTACGGTTTGTAGAGTTTGCCAGTGGTGGGCGAAACTTTCTGAAGGACCACAAGGTGAGCCCAGACGCCATGGTTCAGCTGTCTTACCAGATGGCTTTCCGGGTTATGCATGGTCAGACCGTCCCAACCGATGAGTTTTGCAGCACCGCAACCTTCAAGCATGGCCGCACTGAGATTatccgtcctgcctctgtcctcacCAACCGTGCAGCCAAGGCCTTGGTCCAGGAACCTTCCCCAAGAAGTGTGGAGGAGCTCCAGGGCCTGCTTGCTGACTCTTCCCACTACCATGTCCGCCTGATAAAAGAGGCAGCAATGG GCCAGGGGTTTGACAGACATCTGTATGCGCTGCGTAATCTATCTGCATCGAGACGGGAGGCACTCCCTGAGTTCTTCCAAGACCCAGCATATGTGCGACTCAACCACATCATCCTCTCCACCAGGGCCATAGCCAGCCCGCTGCTGAAAACCGGGGTGGTGGCGCCAGCCACACCTGACGGCTTTGGTGTGGTCTACTCCATTCACAAAGACTGTCTCACCTTCAGTATCTCCTGCTATTCTGTGAGGGATGCCCAGGAGTTCTCCCAGGTGGTAATAACTGGCCTCGAGAAAATTGTAGCTGTGCTCAGAGGCAAGCCAGACAAAATTTAG
- the LOC100083621 gene encoding carnitine O-palmitoyltransferase 2, mitochondrial-like isoform X3, with product MWLNTYLTLRSPLAFSTNVGLAFHLDPNPSHNDQLTRATNLTVSALRFLKTFRAGYLEPEVLHLYPEKTDTEEFKKLIQFVPPSLVCNVASMVNVYPLDMSQFFRLFNTTRLPRPGRDELFTDEKGKHVLVLRKGNFYVFDVLDQERNIVKAVEIQAHLKSILADDLPVPEFPLAYLTSENRDIWAQLRQELLDNGNEEALRKVDSAMFCLCLDDFPIQNSDHLSHNMLHGDGMNRWFDKSFNLILTQDGQAAVHFEHSWGDVLTFLRFLDEVSKDSSRSPAVTPQDQSEAVAADSCTAATRLEFRLNGAIKAGISKAKENFDLTRRTLTLRFVEFASGGRNFLKDHKVSPDAMVQLSYQMAFRVMHGQTVPTDEFCSTATFKHGRTEIIRPASVLTNRAAKALVQEPSPRSVEELQGLLADSSHYHVRLIKEAAMGQGFDRHLYALRNLSASRREALPEFFQDPAYVRLNHIILSTRAIASPLLKTGVVAPATPDGFGVVYSIHKDCLTFSISCYSVRDAQEFSQVVITGLEKIVAVLRGKPDKI from the exons ATGTGGCTGAACACATACCTGACTCTCCGCAGCCCGCTTGCCTTCAGTACTAATGTAGGGTTAGCTTTCCACCTGGACCCAAACCCGAGCCACAATGACCAGCTCACCCGGGCAACCAACCTGACTGTTTCAGCCCTCCGGTTCCTCAAGACCTTCAGGGCTGGCTAcctggagccagaggtcctgcACCTCTACCCAGAGAAAACGGACACTGAGGAGTTTAAGAAGCTCATTCAGTTTGTCCCTCCTTCTCTTGTCTGTAACGTGGCCTCTATGGTCAATGTCTACCCCTTGGATATGTCCCAGTTTTTCAGACTTTTTAACACAACCCgcctgcccaggcctgggagggatGAGCTGTTCACGGATGAAAAGGGGAAGCACGTTCTGGTGCTACGAAAGGGAAATTTCTATGTCTTTGACGTCCTGGACCAGGAGAGGAACATAGTGAAGGCGGTTGAAATCCAGGCTCACCTGAAGTCCATCCTGGCTGACGACCTCCCTGTCCCTGAGTTCCCTCTGGCCTACCTGACCAGCGAAAACCGAGACATCTGGGCCCAGCTGAGGCAGGAGCTCTTGGATAATGGCAATGAGGAGGCCCTGAGAAAGGTAGATTCAGCCATGTTCTGCCTGTGTCTGGATGACTTCCCCATCCAGAACTCTGACCACCTGTCTCACAACATGCTACACGGCGATGGCATGAACCGCTGGTTTGATAAGTCCTTCAATCTCATCCTGACCCAGGATGGACAGGCGGCTGTTCACTTCGAACACTCTTGGGGTGATGTCCTGACCTTCCTCCGATTCCTGGATGAAGTCTCTAAAGACAGCAGCCGGTCCCCCGCCGTCACCCCCCAGGACCAGTCAGAGGCCGTGGCAGCTGACTCCTGCACAGCTGCAACCCGCCTCGAATTCAGGTTGAATGGAGCCATAAAGGCAGGCATCTCCAAAGCCAAAGAGAACTTTGACCTTACCAGAAGGACTCTGACTTTACGGTTTGTAGAGTTTGCCAGTGGTGGGCGAAACTTTCTGAAGGACCACAAGGTGAGCCCAGACGCCATGGTTCAGCTGTCTTACCAGATGGCTTTCCGGGTTATGCATGGTCAGACCGTCCCAACCGATGAGTTTTGCAGCACCGCAACCTTCAAGCATGGCCGCACTGAGATTatccgtcctgcctctgtcctcacCAACCGTGCAGCCAAGGCCTTGGTCCAGGAACCTTCCCCAAGAAGTGTGGAGGAGCTCCAGGGCCTGCTTGCTGACTCTTCCCACTACCATGTCCGCCTGATAAAAGAGGCAGCAATGG GCCAGGGGTTTGACAGACATCTGTATGCGCTGCGTAATCTATCTGCATCGAGACGGGAGGCACTCCCTGAGTTCTTCCAAGACCCAGCATATGTGCGACTCAACCACATCATCCTCTCCACCAGGGCCATAGCCAGCCCGCTGCTGAAAACCGGGGTGGTGGCGCCAGCCACACCTGACGGCTTTGGTGTGGTCTACTCCATTCACAAAGACTGTCTCACCTTCAGTATCTCCTGCTATTCTGTGAGGGATGCCCAGGAGTTCTCCCAGGTGGTAATAACTGGCCTCGAGAAAATTGTAGCTGTGCTCAGAGGCAAGCCAGACAAAATTTAG